A genome region from Caldisericota bacterium includes the following:
- a CDS encoding DMT family transporter → MSAVAVLIVLISSFIHATWNFLAKKSGDKLTFFWLVMILQTLIYLPFAVFFLYKTSISLYGWYAIFASGIVHAFYWYFLSKAYTYEDLSLVYPIARSAPALVPILAFLFLNERLKLLGVVGIIIVLIGVYATSLNSFNLRKFFRPFYDRENKGISFAFLTLFTVSMYSLIDKVGAKYVNPILYVYFFVIVSFIILSPIILLTEKRSMIKSELKNNKTGIILVSIMIILSYALIIFVMRIFPVSYIVSVRQAGIVFSVLLGTFLLKEKYGKVRLTASILIFIGIFFIAIFGKM, encoded by the coding sequence ATGAGTGCAGTTGCAGTATTAATTGTTCTAATATCTTCATTTATTCACGCAACGTGGAATTTCCTTGCTAAAAAAAGTGGGGATAAACTCACTTTTTTTTGGCTCGTGATGATATTGCAGACGTTGATCTATTTACCTTTTGCTGTTTTTTTTCTGTATAAAACCTCTATTTCTCTTTATGGCTGGTATGCTATTTTTGCAAGTGGTATTGTTCATGCATTTTACTGGTATTTTCTTTCAAAAGCTTATACGTACGAAGATTTATCTCTTGTGTATCCGATTGCACGATCAGCTCCGGCTTTAGTGCCAATACTTGCTTTTCTGTTTCTTAATGAAAGGCTGAAATTACTTGGAGTAGTGGGCATTATTATTGTTCTTATTGGCGTGTATGCCACCTCTCTTAACAGCTTTAACTTGAGAAAATTTTTTAGGCCTTTTTATGATAGGGAAAATAAAGGTATTAGTTTTGCCTTTCTCACTCTTTTTACCGTATCTATGTATTCTCTTATTGATAAAGTTGGTGCTAAATATGTAAATCCAATTCTCTATGTTTATTTCTTTGTGATAGTCTCTTTTATTATACTTTCTCCAATTATTTTATTAACCGAAAAAAGATCTATGATAAAATCAGAGTTGAAAAATAACAAAACCGGAATAATTTTAGTGAGCATAATGATTATATTGTCCTATGCTCTTATTATTTTTGTTATGCGGATTTTTCCTGTAAGTTACATCGTTTCAGTAAGGCAAGCTGGAATTGTGTTTAGTGTCCTCCTTGGCACTTTCCTTCTTAAAGAAAAATATGGAAAAGTAAGATTAACGGCATCAATACTTATCTTTATAGGCATATTTTTCATTGCCATATTTGGTAAAATGTAG